TATAACCTGCCTTTGCTATCTAACATGGGAAAGGTATGTTTTATAATATGAGATTAACTTTGTTCTTTAATTTTCCTTCAAAATAATGCTTCGTGACATTTGGTACTCATTCACCTTAGCTTAACGTTGCAGGTTCGGCATGGAAATTCTTCGAACGGATTAAAACATTCTAGCATCAATAAAAGGTGCGCGGTAGAAATTGTCCATTTCTGTCAATCAGTCCTAACATGCACACAGTCTCTGTTAATGAAAAACAGAACTCACCCACATTGTCATTTACATACCATATTATAGGAGTGGTAAGGTGTCATGTAGAAAAATACCTAGGATCATGATTACTAGTGTTTGAGCAagctttttgaaaaaaaagcAAGCTTTTTGAAATGATTTCTGCTGTTTTGTAGTGTAAAGCATGAAGATAAGTCTGATATATATGACTTTGGAGTAATACTACTGGAACTCATTCTGGGAAGGACAATAAAGGCAACCAAGGATGCAGATGCTTTTAAGGATCTGGTAATAACATGAACTCTGAATCATTTTCCATGTGACAGTTCCTTTGCCAATATTGCTTTCTTTAAATCTTTCAAATTTATTAACcatcaaattaataaaattttctGATGTTTAAATCAGATTTTAACTCTCATCACTTATGCATAGCAACTCATTATAAATCATTTGCAATTCTATGACCCTGATTCTGTCAATTGTATCATGATCATGCAGCTGCAAGCAAGCATAGGAGCTGATGATGAAGCTCGAAGAAGCGTTGTTGATCCGGAAGTTCGCAAGTTAAGCTTGGATCAATCATTGAGGACAATGATGGAGATTTGTGTGAGGTGCTTGGCTAAAGAGCCAGCAAATAGGCCTTCTGTAGAGGATGTTTTGTGGAATTTACAGTTTGCTGCTCAAGTTCAAGATGCATGGAGAGGGGATTCTCAGAGTAGTGAGGGTTCACCCAGCTCGCCTTTAGAGCCTCGAAAACTAGCCTTCCATTAGTGTCAATCAAGATATTTTTACCTTTGTTTTTTGTATATTTCACTGTAAGCTTATTAGATTAATGTTTGAAGAATATAAACTTTATAGCTTAAAGCATTAGAGAGTAGTACAAGTTCTCAATGTTGTAACACCTTGGCATAAAGAGCCAGTTTGAGTAAAGTTTGAAAGGAGCACTTGAGTTTTTGGGCTGAGAGTTTAAGACATTATTGAggttttcttcttttcatcttGATGAATAGTTTGTTTATATGATTTGTTCATAATACCCAAGATGTCTAATTTCTCCTCGGGCCAACTTTATGTTAGTTTTGTTTTATGGTCTAAACGTAAAAGCACCCTTGTAGGTTGTTTTTTTGAGTTGTCTTTGCTCATGAGATTAGTTCAGTTGAAAAAGTTGTTCATTTTTTCATAGCCAAAACCACCTAAAGTTTCTTGCCTTATAGGACTCTTCTTCCCTCACCTCTTCTATTCTTTACTGCTTTGGAGTATAACAAAAGTACTTGTTACCTTCAAATCATCACTTGTTGCATTGAGTGAAAGAGGACGTATTGGCATCAGCATTGGGAGTATTGGCACCAGCATTGAAAGATGACCTGTTGGCATCAGCATTTGAACATCATATCCCTCTTCTTCACTAGCACCACCTTCTCCAACAACCACCCACAAGTCATCAGGCCTTTTTCTGGCTTTGGTGACGCGCTCAAATGAGTCCACCTCCATGAAAGCGAAGCGTGTCGCGCTCTCCGGTTTGAGCTCCGAGATGTCGCAGTTAGCCTTTTGAGCTCCGAGATGTCGCAGTTAGCCTCCCTCCTTCTCTTTAATCGCAACTGCCACCTTCTTGCTTTTCTGAAAAATTCCTTCTTGTTAAGTTGTTGTAACTTGTGATATGGTGAAATTGAATTCAATGCTTGTGTTGTGAGTAAATTTGgttattattgttattactTAAGATGAGCTTGAGGCACTCTTAAAATTGCTATCAGTTTGCCATGTAAATGGTATTGAAATTTTATTActttttgttgttgtgctgtgcACATTGTTGTTGTTCTGGCTATTCTGGCTGTTTTGGTTATAATTAATACCAACAAGGCAAGTTGTATACTCCAATCTGAGGATTTGTGCCTTTGATTTGCATGCTTGGCTTGATTTTCTTACTTGGTTACTTTCTTCCCTAAATATGTTGCAGTTTTATAAATGGTTTATGGATCTTGAAAACTGCCATGAAATCAGGGGGTTTGTGATGTCTTGTTGTGACATTGCTTCACTCTAAGTTTGTTGTATCTTCAACACCATTAAAGATTTTCAAAATTTCATCACTCCCCCTTTTCTGAAAATGACTATCAATAAGTTTTCATTGTCTGGAAAGAACCAGAAAAATTCAGGAACAAAAGACAATTTTACTCTGAAAAATTGTTCATAGCATCCTCTATATTATAGATACACAAGCACAACAAACAAATTTAACTCATAAAATTGAGGTACAAGCTCACTTTATTAGTCCAACATCAACATCACACTATATGCAACTCATCAACCCAGCATATGAACAAAAAGGAAAGAAGCAACAACAACATCTTGTTGTCAACACATGACATCACATTTCAGCCTTGGTAGCTTTGATATCCTCCCCATGGACATTTCCCTGGTGAGCAGCAATATCAATAACCTTAGCCTGCCTCTTCTTATCCTCACCCACCTTAGCCACCGTGATCCTCAACACCCCATCTTCCAAACTCGCCTTAACACCATCCAAGTCCACATTCCCCGGCAACCTGAACTGCCTCCAGAACTTTCCATTCACCCTCTCCGCCCTGTGCCACTTCTCAttaccctcctcctcctccgtcTTCCTCTCGCCGCTTATCCGCAGCACACGGTTGTCCTCCACCTCAATCTTCACGTCATCTTTCTTCAACCCTGGAAGGTCTAAAGAGATCACGTGTGCGGTGGAGGTTTCCTTCCAGTCTGCACGTGCCAGAGCAAGGGTCTCAAGGCCTTTAGGAATGTTGAATGGTGTTTGTTCAAGGATTCTGAAAGGGTCATCAGAAGGGAACATCATGTCCAAGAGGGAGGTCCTTGAGTATGGCATCAATGCATGGGTTCTGATGCTGCCTATGGTCAAGAACAACACTACTCCCACTAGGAACAGAGAAGAAGACATTGGAAGTTTGAGTGTGAAAGCCATTGATATGATATAGTAGGTTGTTACAGTGGAATCTCAATGATAAAATTGTTTGTTTTGTTCTATGTATATATGTTGGGAGGAAACAGCATATGTTGGGTTGATATATATAGGAGATGCATGCTGGCTTTCTGGATAGTTCTTTGATGATTTTCCGGGTAAAAGAGTGACTGGGAGATAGATATCTGGGACTGTCTAGAATAGAAAGTTGAGAGTTCAAGAATATTCAAGAAAGTTATGGATGATAAAAAAGAACCTGACACATGGCGGAGTAAGATCCACATTTTCTAATGTGTTCATCACACCTCTGCACGaacatgcttttttttttttaatttttcagattttttttcGTAGCTAATATCATTATAGTTGGTAGTCATGACTCATGagggtgatctttgacattacCGTCAGGGTACTAAGCCGTAGTTTGGTTTCATTCAACAAATTGAGAATCAAACATTCAACTATCTTAAGGAAATGTTAAatcattatattttattttggtacatcggaaatatAAATTACACACTTAAGAAATTGATTGTTGAATATCGTTTTGAGAATCAAACATTCAACTATCTACTTAAGAGTTATGGGACATAAGGGCATTGCTCTGGCACACTATGAAAATGAGGGTTCAATATCCTGCAATTCATCATTTAAACAATTACAGACTAAATTTTAGAAGTTTAAAAAATTCATTGCAAATAAAACCATGATAAATCAAAGCAAAGGATATGACACTCTTTTATTTTAGAAGGGTACTAAAAAATTGccctaaagaaaaaaaaaaacaaatcaaatcaaatcaaaattcACTTCAATTTGACCGTTATTTTTGTTGTTCTGACCGGTTTTCGGTCcaaccggaccggaccggcccAGTTTATTAACATTTAATATTGCTTGTTGAATATCGTTTTGTTTCGAGCTTAGGATTCACTCCACTGTTTCATTCTCTCGCTTCAAGTCTTCAACAACGATCTTCTTGCAAGGTGTGTTCACACACAGTGTTTCTGTTCTTTCTTCATGAATCTTATTGAAAGAATGGACCTAATTTGAAATATCACTTCAACCTGCAGGTGCTGCTGCATTCGTATTTTCCACTAGCACAAAGATCTTGTGTGTTGTGAGGTTTGCTTTCCTCTTTTTCTATAACTTTTTGTAACTTGTTGAAGGGAAAGACTTAAtttttcttgcgcttgaggttTCATTTCACCCTTTTTTTCCCATTGAAAGTTTAATTCAAAAATCTGAGTAGACAAAGATAGACAAGAAACCAAATCATGTCCCTGGAACAGAATGGTGTAGCTACATGTAGTTCACTGTTTAGGTAATCACACATTGGTAAAGAGATAAGCTCTTCAAGTAAAGCGCTGTTGATTGCAGTGGAATCACCCATGGCGCTCAAACGTCTTGATCTGGTTAATAATGGAACTGATATTCGAGATATTAACCAAAGAGTATTGCTTCAGTGCTGACAGCATCACTACTCTGGTTAACAAAGACTCCAACCACGAGTTAGTTCGTTAAAGCCAACAATCCAACGCAGCTAACATCAAAATGCTATTGGATTCTTTAGCAAAATCATGTAAAACTGTAAAAGTAGAGATATTCTTTTTGTGTATGCGGTAGGTCATTCTAAGTTCAACAATGGAAATCCACAGTTGGTGGCTATTGACAATGTAGTTGTTCCAGGTATTCTTTCAAGTACTTAAATCTTTTCTTTTGACAAATCATGCTATAACAATGTTActaatttgttttcttttaattaGGGGAATATATTAGACATGTTGCAAAGGTCAACTCTAGCAAGTGCACACTTACAATATTTATAGAATTGTGACGTGCCAGAGGGTATTTTGATCGCTTCTTTGTGCAAACCACTCCTAATATGTTCAGCTCCTTATTCGGTTCTATGCTAAGACTTCTAAACACATTTCTGAGCAGCATCCCCTGATTCGTATGTGAGGAATTCTTCTTCTGAGTTAGATTCCAAAGATGTGGGATTGTTCGTTTTGGGCGCTTGTCACGAGACAACATCTAGCAGCATATCCCTGGACTCAAAACTCAGATATGCAAATTTTACTAAATGTATTGCAGAAGTAATGAGCCATAAAAGGGAAAAAGTTAAGAATCGACAGTTATGGCGGTTTGCTATTTGCTGGGGATCTCGTGTATGGATTTAATATATTGGGGATATGATGGTCATGTTAGTTAGATTGTAGTTGTCGTTGGGGTGATATGAATAGTTTTTCCTGTGTGCTGGCTTCATTCTTTTGCTGTTTAGTGGCAGCCCATGCTTTATGCATGTTTGGTCTTCTAGGTGTCTGGTAGTTTATTTTGGTTGTAGTCTTTTTCTGGCtacttctattttttctttttagtgtGAATACAATAATTTGGCTTatctaagaagaaaaaaaactaatctACAGTTGTTTGAGGAAGTTTATAGGAGAGTCATGTTGAAGAATAGACGATATGTCATCATGAAAGTAAGCGATAAATCTATGGAACACCGTGAAGTTTGGCATTGAAGGAACTATGGTGGAGGGAAGCAGTTGATACTTTAGTCGTTTGGATATTGAATTTGGTACTGCTCTATTGAATTTGGTTTCCCTGTGAGTCACATGAGGGGATGATGTTTAATTTATTTGAATGATTTTCATATTTGCTGAATCATGTTTTGCGTATAAGTTTATTGGTACTGCTTTATTGAATTTGGTAATTCCCTGTGATAGTCACTTGCTTCTGGCGACTACCAATGTGCTCCTTAATAAAGAAATAGTTCAACGGAAATTACTAGTATCTCAGTAGTAGAACGCCAGATAGAATACCATTACTACTATCACGGTGCTAAATCAATATTGTTCCGCACTAGGGAGTTCTGACGTtggaaactgacagaaagtaaaccctagcagagtactaaaaatatcacaaaaggaatattctcattaaatgtttgaaaggtactttttacaaggggttgacctctccttttatagagggaatgatcataacatggactgtcactgtacttgggcctgacaaccggggcccaagcctctatacatataagacaaaactaaggaatcttccagctggcgcgtggacccatccagaagacgggcgggcttcgacgttgttccataatcccgccatggctgctttcgttcatctaaatgcttgatttgggcgggaataagggatacttatatcccgcccagtccacatgcccccaagacatgaggcttaagtaagttgagtcgaaatgtctttatacgttgcttcgtcgcctacctttatcatttacttcgttcttctgataattgtgtcgCCGTTCTTTCACTTGTGTaggtgtcccgcccagtccacatgcccccccaagacatgagacttagGTTCCTTGAGTCGAGACGTCTTTACAGTGTATCGCCATTCTTTGTAGTCATGGGTCTGTCGTCACATTCTTGCTTATGAATTCTCGCCATTTTCATGCTCCTTTATATGTCGCCATTCTTTATCTTTGTCGATATCTCGCCGTTATCACACCTGTCaaacacgtcttttcaactgacgcacgtatccttcttttccgggattttgccatcatttgccataaatgcagttgtgcgtctcgaggagttacgtcttttcgtttcataccttttcaaatttcaaacccacgatcccacgatcctTCGCAGTttttcccactcattctctctcttcctttttcttctataaataccctttttacctttcacttttcacttttctgaaaacctttgctctgaaaactttttcatcgcagctttccctctcttctttgctctccggtgaaccttgctcaccccggccgtcgtcattgcgcggtgctcccccatcgccgacgttctctttactcaatcctccgcttcttcctccggtgagtccttcccctttctcttttcttgacactgtgtcttcttctttctttgtgtttggacctgttcatcttcttttttatttttatgaaattacccagcatgtcgacacaaaattttagcatttcctccttagagctcacttccccttctacggagggggaagtttctgcccccaccgttatcgaaatacaatcctcgccctccactcacgaggattccggtcccgccggctccgttgattctattctctcctctaatggagatttgtcttcgccCGAATGGCGTTCCAATGCGCATTaagttgaagataagtgtctttGGCGCTCCATCTGGGGTAGCCTTGGGAGCAtcagttcgcttcgaatatcttctcaagggtttacaaagataaatcccGTCACCTCAAATAACGAAGATCACCTgttaaatgttcttccatgtaGCGAGGACGATTGCGTTCTTTTTCGCAAGGAACCCACTGATCAATCGcccgattttttttttgtttatggttattttttcttggatttgaatatcaaactccctttctcgcccttcATATGCCACGTTCTTACCTttttgaacgtggcgccttgtcaactccagcccaacgcctggggtttcatacgctgctttgaaattcgctgtgaacatttgagttgcactcccacctatcccttatttttccttttttataagacagtcaccacaaaacctacatctgtcaagtgggttccccttttggctcgcaagaacatgagccgattcaccgcccttaaaagccattacaaagtgtggcagaaaaaatatttcaaagtcatGGAGTCGCCTGAAATGAATAACTTGTTTCGAGATTCCAATAACCACCCTCTtttccccttttactggacaaaaaaccctcgccgaaaaatatccgtttcatacgacgccttggatgaatctgagcaagccatcgccgattacctccgcacctTACCGGtgatctctggtcatgacttgattgaagcgtcgaaatccggcactttaaatcaattttttagtaagtttataatttttgcacaacttgtttttctttttgtctaTGTACTTCgcctaattgatgttttccatgcagccacgatgggaaaaagcaaggttgatgccaaccccctcaagatgaaggaatacctcgcccagtctgctgcggcggcgaagaaaagggccgccgagactgaacaaaagaaaaagaatgaaggtacttcgggctctgataacgtcagggacccGAAGCGCCAAAAAACTTCAAGCGCTGCTGGTGTTAAACCTCttcaccaatcaactcttgatcCAAAAGGTCGTCCaactgagaaaaagaaggggcaTGACAATGTTCCGCCACATCAACCGGATTCAGGCGCACTGATCAACCACCCTTCAACTCCATTCGtccaagctggccctagctcagctaCTGGTGGCGAGGCTCTTCCCCCTTTGCTGAACCTATCTGATCCTCGCTTCAACGGATTGGATTTTATGAatcgtacttttgacaaccggattcacaaggatgtttccggtcaaggccctcccaacattgcttctgtggcgatccatcatgcgctctctgccgccagtactgtggcgggaatggctcagtgcgtgaaggagttgatagcAACCAAGAACCGTTATGAAAAGAAGGCGGCTGACTATAAGACTGCCTATGAGCAAGCAAAAGccgatgctgagaccgccaacaaaaacctgaaggctgctgaggagaggtgtgctaagttaactgatgacttggcggcttctgacttgcttcttcagAAGACCAAATctctgaaagaaactatcaatgacaaacacactgctgttcaggccaagtgccaaaaactggaaaagaagtacgaacgcctAAGTGCTTCCATCTcggggcgtgcttctctccagtttgctcaaggctttctggcggccaaagagcagattagtgtggttgagccgggctttgatctttcccgtattgggtggctgaaggagatcaaggatggtcaagtagttggtgatgatgacattagcctcgacctccttccccaattcgatgatgaaagtgagcctgaagaatatggcgaggatgggaatgagcagcacaagaacgaggatcacgagaaggaagaccctcaagctgggacTAGGGCTGAGCATCGGGCGGGTTCGGGCGGGCTCGGGTGGCACACACCGGGTTTGGACGGGTTTGAACCAGACATATATCAAACTGTTACCGACCGTGGAAGCCTCGGATATCTCGGGTGCGGGTTGAATCGATGAGCGGGTTATGCGGGTCGGTTAGTACGGGTACAccattcttctccttcttcccccTTCCTCTTCCTGGCCACATCTATTCTTCCCTTCACGACTCTATTTCCACACTTGCCTCGTCTAGGAAACACCATTGTTAAGCATCTTAGAATGAAAAAATCTTGCAAAGATGAGATCTTTACGATCTCTAGTGGTGATAACACTGCACGACCGCCGCGACATGAAACACAAGCTCTTATAAAGCTTTGTGAACATGGGTGGCTGTGCAAGAAGAACGGTGGTCGGACGTGGAGGTTTCTGCTGCGAACGGTGGTGGTTTATGAGCAAGTGGGTACTTGGGCTGGTTTGTGGGAGAGAAGAGGTGATGGTTGTGGTAGCTTCGGATGATGAGAATTGAGAAGGAGGTTGTGGGTACTTGGGCTGGTGTGTGAAGAAGACAAGAGTTTGTTTATTTTATCATACCTCTTTATTTCTTTGCAAAGTCACGTGAAAGGCTAGTATGACAAAAAGTTGAAGCTATGTGTAGCTTGCTGGCTTGTGGCAGAAAAAAGTTGATGGCTCTCAAGCCTCATCAGTCATCACAGTATCACACTGATCAATGGTCATAGTCCCAGCCTAGTGTGACAGTCATAATAAAGCTGGCACATCACgtgtaaataaaataattgataCCTCGGGTCGGTTCGAGTTTCGACGATTTTTAAAtattcaacccgaacccgaccgttTTTACCCATCTGGAACCATAGCAGCTTAACCCGATCTGATACATCCGACCCGACCCGCCCGTTAATGTTGTTTTGGACTCGGTTAAGTCGGGTTTGGGTCGGGTCAAATAATCATGCTCAGCCctagctgggacaagccagggcaacaatgccaacaatgagaacctggcttgaatttgtaatttgtttttattttgttgagtcATCTTTATCTTTGGGGCCTTGCCCTTTTATCTTTtatcattccaaatcatgtacgGGCGTCGCCCCTTTTTCTTGCTTTTAATGAAGACCGTTTTAAATTTATTCGTTGTTACCTTGAGTTGTTACCAATTATTGTTGTTACTTAGGTCTATATACCTtagtcgatttttcgacgaggcttggtttctagtggccactagaattgccaaggcttgcaATATtggatggcgatactttcttattccgaaaggtttattcgcggtattatataccttgatacgatttactttgcataaactcgtaatataaattaaaaaattaaaaagtaacttctgttgaaataatcttcatttctttttcatacatGAGAACAATTGTCTCCATTCTTTTTgcatgccgcctcattaaaaacctctccaaagaaaggaaaaaagagtgcggcttcattcacctttggttgtttctattaactaaaatactgctttagatgagaggcgctccatgttcgtggaaccttttgaccatttagttgttccaaattataagctcctcctccaacatcgcctataatcttgtaaggcccgccccagttgggtgaaagtttgttgtgtttatcgggtattgtattttttcggagcactaagtctcctaccctcatttttcttggcactactttcgttgagaattttcttgcaaccttcacttttcccgcctcattccttatgtgagcctcacgttgttcctcgggcagtatgactagatttgctattaaattttccccgttgtcattctcattaaaccgagccactcgccaattttggttttcaatttccactgggagcatggcgtcagtcccataagttaaacgatacgaggtttcctttgtgcttgactgttcagtggtgttgtaggcccaaagaacgcctggtagctcctccgcccaaagcccttttgcttcatccagtttcttctttaaacctttcaggataaccttgttagccgattcagcctgcccatcggtttgtggatgttctacagaggcaaatcgcatctcgattcccatttctgtacaaaattcccgggtaacactacttgtgaattgtgttccgttatccattactaatgtcatggggaccccaaatctacaaacaatccttcgccacaagaagctcttgaccttggcggccgtgatagttgccactgcctcagcttctatccacttagtgaagtaatcaaccgccacgatgatatacttcatttgtgccttcgctactgggaatggtcccaaaatgtctaccccccacatagcaaatggccaaggcgccatcatggttgttaactcttctggaggagccttgtgcaagtcagagaagacttggcatttttcacatttcttaacatactcaagacagtccttcttcattgtcggccaataaaatccagcTCTCACGATCTTCACCGCCAAGGATTTCCCGCCTATATGGCTTGAACAAacaccttcatggacttccgccattattccatgggcgttcttggtgtcaacgcatttgagcataggggacataattccccgccgatacaactcaccatccaccactgtgtaaaaactggcttcccttcatttcgctcttgtgttcacatcgtcatcctttggagggttttctaggaagattttgattgactccatccaagaaggctcgccttcaattactgacttgactgctttcaactttatttctaccaaatcaatgctcgggcgaggcagggtttcctgaatgactgtttggtaattgcccaatctccctgtgctcgccaattttgctaacacatctgccctctcattttggcccctcgggacatgttctatcttaatttctttgacctccatcatcaatctgtgtaccacttccaagtatttggaaagttgcggatcctttacttagtactcgcctttcacctgtttaaccactaactgcgaatctcccttgataaataaattttggacccccagctcaatggctagccttaagccggcaatcaaagcctcatactcagattgattgttgctcgccttgaactcgaactttagagactgttcaatgatcattctgtctggactttcaattgttatcccagccccacttccagtcttattagaggatccatccacagataggacccattctcctcgagtcttctcgccttccgtgggtgttaattccgccacgaagtcgatcaaactttgaactgtgacttggccccttggctcatattgtatgtcatattctgacaattccactgaccagctaaccaatcgcacTGACAAAtcgggcttctg
This is a stretch of genomic DNA from Lotus japonicus ecotype B-129 chromosome 1, LjGifu_v1.2. It encodes these proteins:
- the LOC130729922 gene encoding 16.9 kDa class I heat shock protein 1-like, giving the protein MAFTLKLPMSSSLFLVGVVLFLTIGSIRTHALMPYSRTSLLDMMFPSDDPFRILEQTPFNIPKGLETLALARADWKETSTAHVISLDLPGLKKDDVKIEVEDNRVLRISGERKTEEEEGNEKWHRAERVNGKFWRQFRLPGNVDLDGVKASLEDGVLRITVAKVGEDKKRQAKVIDIAAHQGNVHGEDIKATKAEM